One region of Hymenobacter sediminicola genomic DNA includes:
- a CDS encoding RNA polymerase sigma factor, giving the protein METMQPSDSALISLYIAGNEEAFAHLLERHKARVFTTIMLIVRDEDVAEDLLQDTFIKAIHTMKGGRYNEEGKFSSWICRIAHNLAIDFFRREKRSPLLNLDTASHAFNSLSHAEEGVEAALTREETYARLRELIQDLPAAQKEVLVMRHYGDMSFQEIADATGVSINTALGRMRYALINLRKKMAAQPVFYDQNLYPRETAPVRIQRIAS; this is encoded by the coding sequence ATGGAAACCATGCAGCCGAGCGACTCCGCTCTTATATCCCTTTACATTGCTGGCAATGAAGAGGCCTTCGCGCATTTGCTCGAACGGCACAAGGCCCGTGTTTTCACGACAATCATGTTGATTGTGCGCGATGAAGACGTGGCCGAAGACCTGCTGCAGGACACATTCATAAAGGCGATTCACACCATGAAAGGTGGCCGCTACAATGAGGAGGGCAAATTCTCCTCTTGGATCTGCCGTATTGCCCACAATCTGGCCATTGATTTTTTCCGTCGGGAGAAGCGTAGCCCCCTACTTAATCTTGACACAGCCAGTCATGCCTTCAATTCACTCTCGCACGCCGAAGAGGGAGTGGAGGCGGCTCTTACGCGGGAGGAAACCTATGCCCGGCTTCGGGAGTTAATACAGGACCTGCCTGCAGCACAAAAGGAAGTACTCGTGATGCGCCATTACGGCGACATGAGCTTTCAGGAAATTGCTGATGCAACGGGGGTAAGCATCAACACCGCCTTGGGGCGGATGCGCTACGCACTGATTAACCTGCGGAAAAAAATGGCCGCACAGCCCGTTTTCTATGATCAAAACCTTTACCCACGAGAAACTGCTCCGGTACGTATACAACGAATTGCCAGCTAA
- the nth gene encoding endonuclease III, producing the protein MRKSERYRRFLEYFTTNFPQPETELHYRNPYELIVAVVLSAQCTDKRVNQVMPALLEQFPTPEQLAAATADDIFPFIRSVSYPNNKAKHLAGLGRMLLADFGGEVPSSIEELQRLPGVGRKTANVVVSVIYNQPAMAVDTHVFRVSHRLGLVARTATTPLAVEKELVQHIPQDLIPKAHHWLILHGRYICVARQPKCAICPLTEWCKYYAEVVAKQITPNAKPASASLNAENKQAPSTT; encoded by the coding sequence ATGCGGAAGTCCGAGCGTTACCGTCGCTTTCTGGAATATTTCACGACCAATTTCCCGCAGCCGGAAACGGAGTTGCATTACCGCAACCCCTACGAACTGATTGTGGCGGTAGTACTAAGCGCGCAGTGTACGGATAAGCGCGTAAATCAAGTAATGCCTGCCCTCCTGGAGCAATTCCCGACGCCTGAGCAACTGGCTGCAGCCACAGCCGACGACATTTTCCCGTTCATTCGCAGCGTTTCCTACCCTAATAATAAAGCCAAGCACCTAGCTGGGCTTGGACGCATGCTCTTGGCTGATTTTGGCGGCGAAGTACCTAGCAGCATCGAGGAACTGCAACGGCTACCTGGCGTAGGGCGCAAGACGGCCAACGTAGTTGTTTCGGTGATTTATAATCAGCCCGCTATGGCCGTGGATACGCACGTGTTTCGGGTTTCGCACCGGTTAGGACTGGTGGCCCGTACGGCTACTACGCCATTGGCTGTTGAAAAGGAATTGGTGCAGCATATCCCGCAGGATCTTATTCCGAAAGCGCACCACTGGCTGATTTTACATGGCCGCTACATTTGTGTAGCTCGCCAACCCAAATGCGCCATTTGTCCACTCACTGAGTGGTGCAAATACTACGCTGAGGTAGTTGCCAAACAAATCACCCCGAATGCAAAACCTGCTTCAGCAAGCCTTAATGCAGAAAATAAACAGGCACCTAGTACAACTTAG
- a CDS encoding glycosyltransferase family 4 protein translates to MHIAVFSQYHTNPDCPATSRHYSLLAHLARTHRITLITTRTWERQRLTQQFPWLPEGVEMRAAEVPYENRMGVARRGLAFGQYAAYAVQEGLRIDKPDVIWGISTPLTAAWAAARVARWRKVPWVFEVQDLWPSFPIAMGAIPNRWAQRRLFALEKSLYRSAQHIMALSPDMTRYVETVLGAPSAEAPLALPSKVTTVLNGTDLDLATSATDVALEALRREQGLEGRRIVLYAGTLGRANDIPTLLAAAELLATQVPNLTWLFLGLGFDEPRVREAAARCSAIRLVLPQPRHAVFSWFRLAEVSVVSFLGMSVLDTNSPAKFYDSLAVGTPVIVTNNGWTRDLVETYGCGWYSPPSDAAALSALLAKLLAAPAQLEAAGKAGREVAISAFDREQMAVSVQKILEQAC, encoded by the coding sequence GTGCACATAGCCGTTTTCAGCCAGTATCACACCAATCCGGATTGCCCGGCCACCAGCCGGCACTATTCGCTGTTGGCGCACTTGGCCCGCACACATCGTATCACGCTAATTACGACGCGCACATGGGAGCGGCAACGGCTTACGCAGCAGTTTCCGTGGTTGCCAGAAGGGGTAGAGATGCGGGCTGCTGAAGTGCCGTATGAAAACCGGATGGGAGTTGCGCGGCGCGGCCTGGCGTTCGGGCAATATGCGGCTTACGCGGTGCAGGAAGGTCTGCGAATTGATAAGCCCGATGTCATCTGGGGTATCAGCACGCCCCTGACAGCGGCCTGGGCTGCGGCGCGGGTAGCACGCTGGCGAAAGGTGCCTTGGGTATTCGAAGTGCAGGATCTGTGGCCTTCGTTTCCTATTGCCATGGGCGCTATACCGAACCGCTGGGCGCAGCGGCGCTTGTTTGCGCTAGAAAAAAGCCTGTACAGGAGCGCTCAGCATATTATGGCACTTTCGCCGGACATGACGCGCTACGTGGAAACCGTTTTGGGAGCCCCAAGTGCAGAAGCTCCATTGGCACTGCCTTCCAAGGTTACTACGGTGCTCAATGGCACCGACCTGGATTTGGCCACCAGCGCAACTGATGTAGCTTTGGAGGCTTTGCGGCGCGAGCAGGGTTTGGAAGGACGCCGTATAGTGCTTTATGCTGGTACACTGGGCCGCGCCAACGATATTCCGACGCTGCTGGCAGCAGCAGAGCTATTGGCCACTCAGGTGCCTAACCTGACGTGGCTTTTTCTGGGGCTCGGGTTCGATGAGCCACGAGTACGGGAAGCCGCTGCCCGCTGTTCGGCTATACGGTTGGTACTACCACAGCCCAGGCACGCTGTATTTAGCTGGTTTCGGCTGGCGGAAGTGTCGGTGGTATCGTTCCTAGGAATGTCCGTGCTGGACACAAATTCGCCGGCGAAATTCTACGACAGCCTCGCCGTCGGCACACCCGTCATCGTGACAAATAATGGCTGGACACGAGACTTGGTGGAAACATACGGCTGTGGCTGGTACTCGCCTCCCAGCGACGCTGCGGCGTTGAGCGCACTGCTCGCTAAGCTGCTTGCTGCGCCTGCACAATTAGAAGCCGCTGGTAAAGCCGGACGTGAAGTAGCTATAAGTGCCTTTGACCGCGAGCAGATGGCGGTATCGGTACAGAAGATACTCGAACAAGCTTGCTAG
- a CDS encoding gliding motility lipoprotein GldB codes for MEHPLFANQFLQRRQFPSDGMLAATLTRLATNPGLQQLGRQTDSIFQDSEMLKNGLEGMFKHIRYNFPDFRVPPVKTFVSGLSQDMFVNDSLMVLGLDFFVGDKAKYRPNVPEYILRRYRPEYVLPTAALAISSKYNKKELTNQTMLGEMVQYGKSLYFAERVLPCTADSLLIGYTDKELQGVYFNEGKIWAHFLDKKLLYNTAPFTVQKYVGERPNIPEIDKTCPGRIGAWVGWQIVRKYMAEHPNVTLAQLMADKNPQHILTESHYRPRPRRAER; via the coding sequence GTGGAACATCCGCTGTTCGCCAACCAATTTCTGCAGCGCCGGCAGTTTCCTTCCGACGGTATGCTGGCGGCGACCCTTACGCGCCTGGCTACCAACCCCGGCCTGCAGCAGCTCGGCCGCCAAACCGACAGTATATTTCAGGACTCTGAAATGCTGAAAAACGGTCTGGAGGGCATGTTCAAGCATATTCGATATAATTTCCCCGATTTCCGGGTACCGCCGGTTAAGACGTTTGTATCGGGCCTGAGTCAGGATATGTTTGTGAACGACAGCCTGATGGTGCTGGGGCTGGACTTCTTCGTGGGTGACAAAGCAAAGTACCGCCCTAATGTGCCCGAGTATATTCTACGCCGCTACCGCCCAGAGTACGTGCTGCCAACCGCCGCGCTGGCCATCAGCAGCAAGTACAACAAGAAGGAGCTAACCAACCAGACTATGTTGGGCGAAATGGTGCAGTATGGCAAGTCGCTCTACTTTGCAGAACGGGTGCTGCCCTGCACCGCCGATTCGCTACTGATAGGCTACACCGATAAGGAACTTCAGGGAGTGTACTTCAACGAAGGCAAGATCTGGGCGCACTTCTTGGACAAGAAGCTCCTTTACAATACAGCTCCGTTCACGGTGCAGAAATATGTGGGCGAACGGCCCAATATCCCGGAAATCGACAAAACGTGCCCCGGCCGGATTGGAGCTTGGGTAGGCTGGCAGATTGTGCGCAAGTACATGGCTGAACATCCTAACGTGACGCTGGCCCAGCTCATGGCCGACAAGAACCCGCAGCATATCCTGACGGAGTCGCACTACCGGCCGCGTCCACGCCGGGCCGAACGGTAA
- a CDS encoding porin family protein: protein MKKMILAALLVGASAATASAQVEIGLKLSPSVTSLRTESPSALGFQSEGSKLTIGGGLVVDYFFGQNYAFSTGVMLTGKGGKFSYYDPATNLRYEQKLGLQYIEVPVTVKLFTNDIATDTKLYFQLGGSLNAAIAGKINGNKRYSDPGKNNLESKASDHAIIPDAAVLLGTGVEYQVGQSTKVFAGVSYHRGLLNIEKYFEDERDFSDVSLKNNEFRLDLGLKF, encoded by the coding sequence ATGAAAAAAATGATTCTCGCTGCCCTCCTTGTTGGAGCATCGGCTGCTACGGCTTCGGCCCAGGTTGAAATCGGGCTGAAACTCTCGCCTTCCGTTACCAGTCTGCGTACCGAGTCTCCCAGTGCCTTGGGCTTCCAGAGCGAAGGCAGCAAGCTTACTATCGGCGGCGGTCTTGTTGTAGACTACTTTTTCGGGCAGAACTATGCCTTCAGCACCGGGGTAATGCTCACGGGCAAAGGCGGCAAATTCAGCTATTACGACCCAGCCACCAACCTGCGCTACGAGCAGAAGCTGGGCCTGCAGTACATCGAAGTTCCGGTTACGGTGAAGCTCTTTACCAACGATATTGCCACCGACACCAAGCTCTATTTCCAGTTGGGCGGCTCCCTGAATGCAGCCATTGCCGGCAAAATAAACGGCAACAAGCGCTATTCCGACCCCGGTAAGAATAACCTCGAAAGCAAAGCTTCTGACCACGCCATTATCCCGGATGCAGCGGTGCTGTTGGGCACAGGCGTAGAGTATCAGGTTGGCCAAAGCACGAAAGTGTTTGCCGGAGTCAGCTACCACCGGGGCCTGCTCAACATCGAAAAGTACTTCGAGGATGAGCGGGACTTCTCGGATGTCTCGCTCAAAAACAACGAATTTAGATTGGATCTAGGGCTCAAGTTTTAG